A region of the Drosophila subobscura isolate 14011-0131.10 chromosome J, UCBerk_Dsub_1.0, whole genome shotgun sequence genome:
GGTGTTAAAGGAGCCAACGTGTGCGGCTGCTAATTACCAACAcacggcaaatggcaaatggcgacagaagacagaagacagaagagcaacagcagcagcagtaccttctcctcctgctgctacgctctctctgtgctttCGGGCAAACGCACATTAATGACAAggacggcagcagcaccaaggaCATTGAGCCAGGCACCCCCAAtgaggatgacgacgacgactgttGCCGCAGCTAATtaggaaattaaattgacTAAAGTGCTTGAGCGATTTGCTTGTTTGCCCGGCAAGTGGGTAGCAGAGGGGGGAAGCACGCCAGAGGGGGTCTGCTCCAGTCTCAGCTGCATGcctggaaaataatttaagcgCAAATGTCCAGAGCCAGGAATCTGCGCgtgttcctcctgctgcagatTGATTTATGCATAGCTAAATGTGCATCTCGCTGTGTGGCAGCCTCGAACATTCCACATTGCGTCGCGtggagttttcttttgcctgccTCATGGCGtcactcctgctgctggtctctctttcactctcttttctctctctctctctgtctcctgccTTAAGGCTGCCTTCTCCCAGTTTCCATTGCCTGTgcagtctctgcctcttttCTCGCTTCTCCATTTCGATTGCCGCATCGTTTGCCATCGCCTCTTCTGCCTGTGGCCTTCTACTCCTTCCCCACCCCTTGTTCTATGTGCATATAGTGGCTGTGCGTTGCCTACTTTTAGGCGGCCTgccattcattttcatttactcGGCACTCAgtcctcgtcgtcatcgtcatcgtcgtcgtctcttTTGGCGcctactgccgctgcctcttgGTCTCTGCTCTTGCACCCAACTAGTCCTTCGCCTCCTCCTCGTACATCCTTCTCCTTATCCTTTGGGGGGGGGGGCTTTTTTTGGTATATAACGCGCCGGACGCACCAACGGCTGCCACTGGGAGGCGGAGCCAACGTTGTGGAGAAAGCTGCCACACGAAAAGTGGCAAGAAGGAGGCCAAAGGAGGCAAAGGAGGCAAAGGATTAGGTGGAGAAGCCCTTCTACGAGGCATCTTCTAAAGGGAGGTTGGAGGATTCTGTGCCATTAATTATGACATGGACATGCGTTTggttcaatcaatcaatctgCAAACCAGATAAAAGTATTATTTACGTAGACGAAAGAAAGCAAACATCACGGAGCAGAATCCTGCCTGCTGTTAGTGCGGTAAAAAGTCTCTTAAAGATGTGATTGAAGAGCAGGCAGAATGCAGGCGGAAGGCCCCACATCCTATATGCTCTATCCTAGACAGGACAAAAGCGGCAGAccaaataatgcaaaaatatttccatttttttcgCTGAGAAATGCCAAACGAGAAATgtccaaaaaagaaaaatgttttagcggaaatttgattttaaaaagCGTTTTGCCAAGCAAATAAATGAGATTATGCGATGCCCCAAAAAGtgcaggacacacaggacatgGAGGACACTCACACGTGTGTCCAGCTCTGAGCTCTGAGCTCGatgccttttgccatttgccacaaCGCTTGGGGCAAGTGAGgcattaaaaaatgcaaaattatatATCAAAGCAGCCAGAAAAAGGAACTCTCGATGCTGCACAGAGCCAAAGGATGGATGCTGCAGGAGAAGAGAGTAAGAGAGGGGGTGAGGGAGGTAGGTAGGGGTAGAGCGATGCATGTCACATGAAATTATTATATCCCTGCCACACATCGCCGCTCAGGACATTGAAAATATTCACAACGTGATCCGGCTGCCAAGTGGCTGGCACTCACTCCACTGCCCCCATATCCTTGGCCAGGACGTTGCAGGACAGGACGACGATACAGCATACAGGATTGACAGAGCCAAAAGCCTTGGCTATGccatgcaaaaaaataaaataccaaCACGAAGCAcgacaaaaaatgcgaaattttgttagaaaattgcaaaaaattaCACATCCTCCTCGTATTTTGGTTGGGCAGCAAACAAGGGAAAATGAGGGGGAAACAGGGGTGATGGGGCAGGGggaaaagcagccaaagacaGAGCAAAATAGTGGCAGTGGAGGGGCAGTGCTCTGGCCGGGGTCAGGTCATGTCACAAAGGACACAACGGCGGGGCATGGAGTGCTTATGGTAATGCACGGCGCTGGCCCCTAgactggctctgcctctgccactgccactcgcgATGATGCATCGACCAGCGGGAGGGCCACATGGCGTATGCTTGATTTTGTATTGCATGAAATATAAAAGAGCTGGCTCCAGCCAGCGAAAAGTCCACGGAAATTGACTAGGAAGCCTCCCCAGTGGCACCTGCCCTGTAGCAGCAGTACCCTGCCGTGGCATCTGCTCTTTTGAATCCCTGATATTCCAATACCTTGACTGAaagctctcctcctccttttcctTGTGCTCCTCTTGCCGCTGGCAGCCTTAAGTGCTTGCGGGAAGACACTTTTCTGCCCACTCCCTGCCCCTTCTTGACATTGCTGTGGCTACACCCAGCAATTAGTGTCCTGCAATCCTCTGGCTTTTGTCCTACAGTGTCCGCCAGTTGTCCGCCCGTGTCCGCGAGTGTCCCTCTTGGTGCTAATAAAAACATCTTAATAAATCAAACTTGCAGCGAAGCtctagagagtgagagagggaaagggagtGGCTACAAAAACGAGATGGGGCGATGACTGCCCATCGAGTGGGTGTAGAATTTAGACACTTCTTCTCCGCTCTGCACATGCCATAATCAGGGGGACAGCAGACAAAACGCGTTGCTGTGGCTCAAGTTCATATTTCAAATCGCGCGGCTCCACTCCACCCTCATGCATCCCCCTCAGCCCAAGCCCACCTCCTGGTGTCTGCAGTTTTTTAACAACTTTAGCAGGGGGTGGAGTGATGGAcgcaggtggagcagcagcatcggagGCAGCAACCCCTTTTCGTAGCACACAGAAACACTTATCGCATTCAACATCATTTGCATGCGGAGCTCTCGAGagcgaaacaaataaaatcaagaaaataaattagaagaaaaataacaaaacaaaataaagaaaatccaaacggaaatgtttgcctaacaaaaaacccaaagggGGGAGAGGGAACATATAGCCAGCCCGATCCCCCAAACAAATATGCGGCAGAATCCTCCTCGTGGCCAGAAATCGTAGTTGATTTTTTGCAATCTGCAGTTTTCTGGTGTCCTTTGTGtaggacgtggacgtggacgaggacgaggatgagaaCTCGGACTCGAGTCGATTGTGGACTTGCCATCAGGCAACGTCAGCGGCAGCGAGGAGTTTGAgatgctccagctccagctccagcggaaTCCCTTTCTAGTCGCAGTCGTCTGTCTGCGGATCTGCgctgcgactgcagcagcagcaggaacaacaccAGTCAGTGCCTGTCTGGACACGTAGTACTCCTGCTCCCAGACTCCCAGACTGCTGCTCCAACTCCCACACCTCTGCCATGTCCATGTTCatgtcgtagtcgtcgtcgtcgtcgtcacctCGCGACGCATTCGTGGCACTCGCGTTTAATCAGCGGAGGCTGAGTCCATCCTCGTTCcacctctgcctcttcctccCTCTGCAACTTTGGATTTTTGGCCATCATCATTTATTGTTAGTGGCTGTGGCCAAAAATAcagactgctggctgctgctgctcgatgctgcttctgctgttgtttagATTTCTTTCTGCCAGAATCCGACTCCTCCTTCGCCGGTTGCCCAACcgtttcaatatttgcatgtGCCTCCCCATCCATCCTCGTGGAATATTTGCCTGGGGATTGGGAAttatttcctgctgctgccgctgctgcggttcCATCATATATCATCTGCAGAGGAACACCTTGCCGGACCTTGCCCTTGCCCCCGTGCTCCTCCTGCGTCGCGCTTCGATTTAAGCTTCAAGTACTTCCTGCGCTCTCCTTTTCCCCCTTTCCCCTCTCGCCGTCTCTCagtttttatgcattttcattattttcaatttccattttgttgttcgcCAATTTATTAAGCGATTTTCGTTATTTCGTTAGCCTTTCCCTTacctcctgcctgccccttGGCTTTGCCCTTTTTTTGTCGATTTTGTCTGgattttccatttggttttcaatttgcatttaagcTGCTCCGCTCCTCCGCTCTTGTGGCTCCTCTGCTGCTAATCTTCAAGGCATCCTTTCAATTATCCTTTGGCCCAATCAAGTCTCACATTTCACACAAGcaacaagtggcaggcagggcgtggcaggggcagcactTCTGTGGCTCTTTGAATCTTGCAAATCTCAGCCAGAAGTCCAGCAAAtatgcagccagcagccagtaaATGCGGAGAAATTCCCACAAGACCCAAGCACTGGACTCCAACTACAAGCAATTCCCCCCGCTGCCACTTGCCCACACCCTCCCACCCTTCTCGAAGGCAAGGACTCGGCAGTCGAAAGCCAAGGACCTCCCCTTGGCACACAATTAACCGACGAGACCTTGTCCGCACGCctcagctctgctctccctctgGTGCAGCTTCCTTGAATGCCCCAAGCTGTGGCAGGAGGTGGCCATTTTTCAGACTGGACACTTGAATGAACATTTAGCCCcacccctgctcctgctcctgctcctccttctgctgctgcttttgacCACAATTGTGTGTCAAGGCCGTcgtctggctgctggctgctggctgccacttcctGCTCCAAGACGATGCCAAATGATGAGAACGATAACGTCTCCATTGCCAGAGAAGCAGAGTGGGGAGccggcgtgtgtgtgtgtgctcccctgcgagtgtgaatgagagctGAAGCTTCGTTTTGTGAATGAAAGGAAGcaaggagcagccagcagcagcagcagcagctcaactCATGGGGGAAtatggagaaggagcagcagcacaagtcTGTTCTGTAAAtgagagaagcagcagccagtctTCAGTGCAGGAGtagaaggagcaacagcagtgtGTGGCACTTGCCCAGGAAGTGttttgtgccacacacacacacagccagagagagagcgtggaatGAGGCGACAAATCGGTGCTCTGACTCCCGTTCCCTTCTCTGGCTTCTTATTGTCGACATTCTTGGGGAATACCTTTTGGCAGCTCAGACTTGTCTGCACCCCGAGTCCCCGTCCCAGTCCCTGCTTGCCCCACCCTGCCTGTTGTTTGGCTGCCAACTTTGTGGCCTtgtgccctgccccgccccgccccgccccagCTGCTGTCTGTatctttgctgtttgtttgtgcgtttgtttgcttgttgtttgccttcAACGTTCCGTGCGACTCCAGAaaattgtgtgaaaatgtttttctttgcaaCCCTCAAACACAGAGGGAAGGAAGACCTTTAGCGCCCTGtggggctggctgtggctggtcTCTTGGACTGTGTTTAAgattctgtggctgtggtttgtgcattttgtaaaTAATCTTGTTTTACACCCGCCCTCCGATCCGGACCTTACAGGGCTCACGTTTACGTATCCTGCCTGTCGAGTGGACTTTGGACGCCGGACCCAGGACAGTGGCTGACCACTGGCTGCCCCCGAGActtgtgcataatttatgtgggaatttctgtgtggcatgtggcaaaagtctctccctctgtctgctgttgcttaAGAATTTTCTCAGCATGGACACTTGTCCCTGCCTGCCCTGACCCTCTGTGGGTGCAAAGTCAATTACAGTTGGTTGGTGAGGCTTTCCATTCAGCTAACAAATTAAATGGTTTCCATGCGGTGCGACAGATAAACTGTTGATTGGGCAATGAATTTGCTCTGTGTTCTTGGTCCTTTATCGCTTGAACTTtgattgtttctgctgcttggaaAGATGAGACGTAGGTGGACAAGGCATTAACTCAAGTGTTAGATGGGTGTCCTTTGGGGCAGCAGTAATTATGTTAAATGTGGCAAATGTGTGGGAAATGTGAACCGATATTTGGCTGAGACTTTTGTCCAGggattgcattttatttgctttatttttgtgaagTTTTAATTGTCTTACGAGTGTCTCTCCTCGTGTGAAAGTACTTTGATATTCGTCTGTTGAGTGCACTGAAAAAGAGCTTCGGCAAAAGCTCTCTCCTAACTTTTAGCCTTACCAAAGTGCAGCTTTATTTTGTTCCATTGAAAGCGCTTGCCAGCAGTGTTGCAAACCAGGGAAAACAAGAAGCTTTTCTGTGTGCTATAAAGTGTTATACAAGGCTAGTGATGAAAGCAAATCAAACCCAAACAGTCATCAGGTGGGAGACTTTTCCAAGCAGCTAAACGACAGAGGAGTCACCCCAAGGGAGGGAGACATAATcataaaaggaaaacaaacagaaatgtgTTTTCCATAATCCAACAAGTGGAttaagaaaccaaaacaaaaccacacaAAGTATTTACCAAAGAACTGTCTGCTTGAGAGATCTCTGCCTGAGATAAGAGCAACGTAGAGGAACTATTTtactcgtaatcgtaatcTAAGGCAGTCCGCACGGACCTGGTACATGGGGCAGAGCTGAACCTGAGCCATACCCAAACAGCATGGGTAATCGCTGGCCACTGAACACTCATGCAGTGCGCAGGGGaaagggaaggggaaggggaatgggcatgggcatgggaatgagGAATTATGGTTCCAAAGTGCACGGCAGAGCGACGGGCAAACATTACGTAGTTTCCAAGCGATTCAGAGACGCCGTCGAAAGTGATACATAAAATTGTGATCGATAAGCAGGGAGCTGGGTCTTatcacaagagagagagagagagagagggagcaccTCCAATGAACTGCAGACACATAAAAAGTATTCTAATCTGATGGACTCTAATGGAGGAATGGCTgaacacaaacattttggaaGTGCAGCCTTATCGCTGGTCGAATGTTGAGGGCGATCCGAGGCGATCCCGTCGTTCAGTTGATTTCTGGCAACGGCAGAGAACAGTCGCAGCGGATCGCGGATCACGGGAACAACTTTAACTCAGAGCGAGAGTCGGGTGCACGTGTGCTCGAAGCATAGAAACtagcaaaataaaacagcagATTCCCCCCGACTTGAACTCCGataaggcagcggcagagccactGCTCTcaagtgcaaaaacaaaacagcaaaaatacaatttaaaccAAAAAACTGAACCCAAGATGATGTCACACACAGTGAGGTGCGTACCTTTGGCTctgtgcctgccctgccctgccctgccctcctCCCTGCTAATCCCCAACTCCTCTTTTAGGGTCTTCAAGATGATGTACATTGTGGCGGGCATTCTCATCAGCAATGCGGAAATCTGCGACACGGTGGATCGCATACAAATCGCGCCACGCGTTGACCTCAAGCCGGAGTGGGAGCAGCGTGCACTCGGCTCGGGCGGCGCCTCCTCGGGTTCAAGATCACGCACGCATTCGCGCAGCaactcgggctcgggctcgggctcgagCTCGGGCGAGGAGTCGGGAGAGCGCAAGCGACGCCGCCGCGTGAGTGTCAGCGGATTGGCCGGCGGTGTGGTGCGTGGCGTGACGTCGCAGGTGACGAAGCGCGTCGGACACCGCTTCGGGTGGCTGTCGGACGTGCGGCTGATACTGCAGCAGTGGCGCCAGCTGGCGCTCAGCTTCAACCTCTGGACCATCCCGAACTTTGTGGTCGAGTGTGTGACCAGCTACATGAGCA
Encoded here:
- the LOC117894738 gene encoding uncharacterized protein LOC117894738 — its product is MMSHTVRVFKMMYIVAGILISNAEICDTVDRIQIAPRVDLKPEWEQRALGSGGASSGSRSRTHSRSNSGSGSGSSSGEESGERKRRRRVSVSGLAGGVVRGVTSQVTKRVGHRFGWLSDVRLILQQWRQLALSFNLWTIPNFVVECVTSYMSKKLLINSDCDMIYK